One window of the bacterium genome contains the following:
- the rsmH gene encoding 16S rRNA (cytosine(1402)-N(4))-methyltransferase RsmH produces the protein MVQHVPVLLKQITDILAVKGGEIFLDCTLGGGGHSASICQATHGEARIIGLDIDEDAEKRVENTLKKEGCRFQFFNQNFKDLDNALAKAGVSHVHAILYDLGWSSFQTEISGRGFSFKKDEPLLMTFSKNPKADDLTAQKILNSWEEENIELILKVYGEERFARRIARRITERRQTKEILTTFELVEIVKSAIPASAKRKGGIHPATKTFQALRIAVNDEMSALKKGLQNGFEALNSEGKMAVISFHSLEDRIVKRTFSQWAKEEKGKIITKKPLTADEAETENNPRSRSAKLRVFQKY, from the coding sequence ATGGTCCAACACGTTCCAGTTCTTTTAAAACAGATTACCGACATTCTTGCCGTTAAAGGGGGCGAAATTTTTCTTGACTGCACATTGGGTGGCGGGGGACACTCGGCTTCCATATGTCAGGCGACTCATGGAGAAGCCCGAATAATCGGCCTGGACATTGACGAGGATGCCGAAAAAAGAGTTGAAAATACGCTGAAAAAAGAAGGATGCCGTTTCCAGTTTTTCAATCAGAACTTCAAGGACTTAGACAATGCTCTCGCAAAGGCCGGCGTCTCTCATGTTCACGCGATTCTTTACGATTTGGGTTGGAGCTCGTTTCAGACCGAAATTTCAGGAAGAGGATTTTCTTTTAAAAAAGACGAGCCGCTTCTTATGACCTTTTCCAAAAATCCTAAAGCAGATGATTTGACCGCGCAAAAGATATTAAACAGCTGGGAGGAGGAGAACATAGAGCTCATTTTGAAAGTTTACGGAGAAGAGCGATTTGCGAGGCGCATCGCAAGACGTATCACGGAAAGAAGACAGACAAAAGAGATACTCACAACCTTTGAACTTGTGGAAATCGTCAAAAGCGCCATTCCGGCATCGGCAAAAAGAAAAGGAGGCATCCATCCGGCGACAAAGACCTTTCAGGCCCTGCGTATCGCGGTAAACGATGAGATGAGCGCTCTAAAAAAAGGGTTGCAAAACGGATTTGAAGCGCTGAATTCAGAGGGGAAAATGGCCGTAATATCATTCCATAGTTTGGAAGACAGAATAGTTAAAAGGACTTTCAGTCAATGGGCGAAAGAAGAAAAGGGAAAAATCATTACCAAAAAACCTCTCACGGCGGACGAAGCGGAGACAGAAAATAATCCAAGATCAAGAAGCGCCAAGTTGAGAGTTTTTCAAAAGTATTAA
- a CDS encoding penicillin-binding protein 2 yields the protein MKNFPFRLILIKTAVVAGALILMTKLYTVQIVRGDDFSERAARQYVQEGTSSFDRGNIYFKNKDGTLMGAAVLKQGFTLSINPSILSSPESTYEKLSEIVPIEKDSFMAKAGKKGDPHEEILKQIDKKTADKIRALQITGVFLTSAKWRYYPGNASGAHVLGFVGFQGNELTGRYGLESYYEGVLERTDEKLYVNFFAEVFSSIGRIVSGDSKRSGDVLTGIEPSVQAFLEENLLSISEKWESKLVGGIVIEPTTGQIVAMSTLPTFNPNDFRNADPSTFLNPFVSSVYELGSVIKPLTVAAGIDSGSITSNTKYFDAGFVTVNGLKISNYDGKGRGEVDIQTALSQSLNTGMAHVVLKMGRENFAKYMTSLELGEETGVDLPGEVRGLVKNLESPRNIEHVTASFGQGIALTPIAAVRALTSLANGGVLPNLHVASSIDYDLGFEKNLTFGEGKRVFKKETADEVTRMLVSGVDDTLSDGKYKMEHYSIAAKTGTAQIAKTDDRGYYDDRFLHSFFGYFPAYEPKFLIFLFTVEPKGVDFSSQTLAEPFMNTAKFLINYYEIPPDR from the coding sequence ATGAAAAATTTTCCATTCCGGCTTATTCTCATTAAAACGGCGGTGGTGGCGGGAGCGTTGATTTTAATGACAAAACTGTACACGGTACAAATCGTCCGTGGAGACGATTTCAGTGAAAGAGCCGCTCGGCAATATGTTCAGGAAGGTACAAGTTCGTTTGACCGTGGCAATATATATTTCAAAAACAAAGACGGAACGCTTATGGGCGCGGCGGTTTTGAAACAGGGCTTTACTCTTTCCATAAATCCGTCTATTTTGTCTTCACCTGAGAGCACATATGAAAAACTTTCAGAGATAGTGCCTATTGAAAAGGATTCTTTTATGGCCAAGGCCGGCAAAAAAGGCGACCCGCACGAGGAAATCCTAAAACAAATTGATAAAAAAACGGCGGATAAAATCCGGGCGCTCCAAATCACCGGCGTGTTTTTGACCTCGGCAAAATGGCGGTACTACCCGGGAAACGCAAGTGGCGCTCATGTTTTGGGTTTCGTTGGTTTTCAAGGCAATGAACTGACGGGTCGATACGGCCTTGAAAGCTACTATGAAGGGGTACTGGAGAGAACCGATGAAAAGCTTTATGTAAACTTTTTCGCCGAAGTTTTTTCAAGCATAGGGAGGATTGTAAGCGGAGATTCAAAGCGAAGCGGAGACGTTTTAACCGGCATTGAACCGTCCGTGCAAGCGTTTTTGGAGGAGAACCTTCTTTCCATAAGTGAAAAGTGGGAAAGTAAACTGGTGGGAGGAATTGTCATAGAACCGACGACGGGCCAAATAGTTGCGATGTCAACATTGCCGACATTTAATCCGAATGACTTTAGAAACGCGGATCCCTCTACTTTTTTAAATCCGTTCGTAAGCAGTGTTTACGAGCTTGGTTCGGTTATTAAACCTTTGACCGTGGCCGCGGGCATTGATTCGGGCAGTATAACCTCCAATACAAAATATTTTGATGCCGGTTTTGTTACGGTAAACGGACTTAAAATTTCAAATTATGACGGCAAAGGAAGGGGAGAAGTTGACATTCAAACCGCTTTAAGTCAGTCGCTAAACACCGGCATGGCTCATGTTGTCTTGAAAATGGGCAGGGAAAATTTCGCCAAATACATGACTTCTTTGGAGCTCGGCGAAGAGACGGGAGTGGACTTGCCCGGAGAGGTTCGAGGTTTGGTCAAAAACTTGGAAAGCCCGAGAAACATAGAACATGTTACCGCCTCTTTCGGACAAGGTATCGCTCTCACTCCCATTGCCGCCGTCAGGGCGCTCACTTCTCTCGCAAACGGAGGGGTTTTGCCGAATTTGCATGTGGCAAGTAGCATTGACTATGACTTGGGTTTTGAGAAAAATTTGACTTTTGGAGAAGGAAAAAGGGTCTTCAAAAAAGAAACGGCAGATGAAGTGACGAGAATGCTCGTGAGTGGCGTTGATGATACTCTCTCCGATGGCAAGTATAAGATGGAACATTATAGCATTGCCGCCAAAACCGGTACGGCTCAAATTGCGAAAACGGACGATAGAGGATATTATGATGACAGGTTCCTTCATTCTTTTTTCGGCTATTTTCCCGCCTATGAACCTAAATTTCTGATATTTCTTTTTACCGTGGAACCAAAAGGAGTGGACTTTTCTTCTCAAACATTGGCGGAACCTTTTATGAATACGGCAAAGTTTTTGATAAATTATTATGAAATCCCGCCGGATAGATGA